The following coding sequences are from one Coffea arabica cultivar ET-39 chromosome 11e, Coffea Arabica ET-39 HiFi, whole genome shotgun sequence window:
- the LOC113717595 gene encoding hypersensitive-induced response protein 1, whose protein sequence is MGQALGCIQVDQSTVAIKENFGKFNDVLEPGCHCVPWCVGSQLGGYLSLRVQHLDIKCETKTKDNVFVTVVASIQYRALAEKASDAYYRLSNTKEQIQAYVFDVVRASVPKLSLDKVFEQKNEIAKAVEEELEKAMSNYGYEIVQTLIVDIEPDVQVKRAMNEINAASRLREAASEKAEADKILQIKRAEGEAEAKYLAGLGIARQRQAIVDGLRDSVLGFASNVPGTSSKDVMDMVLVTQYFDTMKEIGASSKSSSVFIPHGPGAVRDIASQIRDGLLQGRIDEV, encoded by the exons ATGGGACAAGCTTTGGGCTGCATTCAAGTGGATCAGTCCACTGTGGCAATCAAAGAAAACTTTGGGAAATTTAACGATGTTCTTGAGCCTGGTTGTCACTGCGTGCCATGGTGTGTTGGAAGTCAGCTAGGAGGCTATCTGTCATTGCGGGTGCAGCATCTTGATATTAAATGTGAAACCAAGACAAAG GATAATGTTTTTGTGACGGTGGTTGCCTCAATTCAGTATCGAGCCTTAGCTGAAAAGGCATCTGATGCATACTACAGGCTCAGTAATACCAAGGAGCAGATTCAGGCTTATGTCTTTGACG TTGTTAGAGCAAGTGTACCAAAGCTGTCACTCGACAAAGTCTtcgagcaaaagaatgaaattgcAAAAGCAGTTGAGGAGGAACTTGAAAAG GCCATGTCGAATTATGGTTATGAAATAGTTCAGACGCTCATTGTGGATATTGAACCAGATGTGCAAGTCAAAAGGGCCATGAACGAGATAAATGCAG CTTCAAGACTAAGGGAAGCTGCTAGCGAAAAGGCAGAAGCTGATAAGATACTGCAGATAAAGCGAGCTGAAGGAGAAGCGGAAGCTAAATATCTGGCTGGACTTGGCATAGCTCGTCAGCGTCAAGCCATTGTCGATGGACTGAGGGACAGCGTGCTTGGCTTTGCTTCAAATGTGCCTGGAACATCCTCCAAGGACGTCATGGACATGGTTTTAGTTACTCAGTATTTTGACACAATGAAAGAGATAGGTGCCTCTTCAAAGTCTTCTTCTGTCTTCATCCCACATGGTCCGGGTGCAGTGAGAGATATTGCTTCACAAATCAGAGATGGTTTACTTCAAGGGAGGATTGATGAAGTGTGA
- the LOC113718977 gene encoding serine/threonine-protein kinase PBL34-like, with the protein MGLVGGGDGEKVESWDVGKSEGKKKKKERGGSVETGCWRKLRFIGSCISSRSKVDSSISGISTHYESKSANDTSRDQPAAAVISSTATSTAESNSSTSKLEEELKVASRLRKFTFNDLKLATRNFRPESLLGEGGFGCVFKGWIEENGTAPVKPGTGLTVAVKTLNHDGLQGHKEWLAEVSFLGDLIHPNLVKLIGYCIEDDQRLLVYEFMPRGSLENHLFRRSLPLPWSIRMKIALGAAKGLAFLHEEAERPVIYRDFKTSNILLDADYNAKLSDFGLAKDGPEGDKTHVSTRVMGTYGYAAPEYVMTGHLTSKSDVYSFGVVLLEMLTGRRSMDKNRPNGEHNLVEWARPHLGERRRFYRLIDPRLEGHFSIKGAQKAAQLAARCLSRDPKARPLMSEVVEALRPLPALKDMASSSYYFQTMQTDRVGSSPNTRNGIRSQVASFTRNGQHPRSLSIPNGSHASPYHHQFPQNSPKPNGKQ; encoded by the exons ATGGGATTAGTTGGAGGAGGTGATGGTGAAAAGGTGGAATCTTGGGATGTTGGAAAATCagaggggaagaagaagaagaaagagagaggtGGTTCCGTGGAGACTGGATGTTGGAGGAAGTTAAGGTTTATTGGCAGCTGTATTTCTTCAAGATCTAAAGTGGATAGCTCTATCAGTGGCATCAGTACTCACTATG AAAGCAAGTCTGCAAATGACACTAGTCGAGATCAACCAGCTGCTGCAGTAATTTCTTCGACAGCCACCAGTACTGCAGAAAGTAATTCATCCACGTCCAAACTTGAAGAGGAGCTAAAGGTTGCTTCTCGGCTTCGAAAGTTCACATTTAATGATCTGAAACTAGCGACCAGAAATTTTAGACCAGAGTCTCTTCTTGGTGAAGGAGGTTTTGGTTGTGTATTTAAGGGATGGATTGAAGAGAATGGAACAGCGCCAGTGAAACCTGGAACGGGGCTTACTGTTGCTGTGAAAACCCTCAATCATGATGGGCTTCAGGGTCACAAAGAATGGCTG GCCGAAGTAAGTTTTCTTGGTGATCTTATCCATCCTAATTTGGTTAAGCTTATTGGTTACTGTATTGAAGATGATCAAAGACTGCTAGTTTATGAGTTCATGCCTCGGGGAAGCTTGGAGAACCATCTCTTTAGGA GGTCCCTTCCTCTTCCGTGGTCTATCAGGATGAAAATTGCTCTAGGTGCTGCAAAAGGTCTTGCATTTCTCCATGAGGAAGCAGAGAGGCCAGTTATATACCGTGACTTCAAGACCTCAAACATCCTGTTAGATGCA GATTACAATGCCAAGCTTTCTGATTTTGGACTTGCCAAGGATGGTCCAGAGGGAGATAAGACTCATGTCTCTACTCGTGTGATGGGAACATATGGTTATGCAGCCCCAGAATATGTGATGACAG GGCACCTTACGTCGAAGAGTGATGTCTACAGCTTTGGCGTGGTTTTACTCGAGATGCTAACAGGCAGGAGATCGATGGACAAGAACCGGCCTAACGGGGAGCATAACCTGGTAGAGTGGGCCCGGCCTCATCTTGGCGAGAGAAGAAGGTTTTATCGATTGATAGACCCTAGGCTGGAAGGCCATTTTTCGATTAAAGGTGCACAGAAAGCTGCACAATTGGCTGCTCGCTGCCTTAGCCGAGACCCAAAAGCCAGGCCGCTAATGAGTGAAGTTGTGGAAGCCTTGAGACCTTTGCCTGCTCTCAAGGACATGGCCAGCTCATCCTACTATTTTCAGACCATGCAAACTGATCGCGTAGGATCCAGTCCAAACACCAGAAATGGTATAAGATCACAAGTTGCATCATTCACGAGAAATGGACAACATCCTAGGAGTCTTTCCATACCAAATGGCTCTCATGCTTCTCCgtatcatcatcagtttcctCAAAACTCACCAAAACCGAATGGTAAACAATAG
- the LOC113717596 gene encoding mitochondrial outer membrane protein porin of 36 kDa-like: MVKGPGLYSDIGKRARDLLYKDYQGDHKFTVTTYTANGVAITSSGIKKGELFLADVNTQLKNKNITTDVKVDTNSKVFTTITVDEPAPGLKTIISFVVPDQRSGKVELQYLHEYAGISTGIGLTANPIVNFSGVAGNDKLALGADLSFDTATGNFTKYNAGFSFTNSDLIAALTLNDKGDTLTASYYHSVSPLTNTAVGAELSHGFSSNENTLTIGTQHSLDPLTTVKARVNNYGKASALIQHEWRPKSLFTISGEVDTRAIEKSAKIGLAVALKP, from the exons ATGGTGAAGGGTCCCGGCCTCTACTCCGATATCGGCAAAAGAGCCCGAG ATCTTTTGTACAAGGATTATCAGGGCGACCACAAATTCACCGTTACTACTTATACAGCCAATGGAGTG GCCATTACATCATCCGGTATAAAGAAGGGTGAATTGTTTTTGGCTGATGTCAACACCCAGTTGAAGAACAAAAACATTACAACTGATGTAAAAGTTGACACCAACTCCAAA GTTTTTACAACCATCACTGTTGATGAGCCTGCACCTGGTCTGAAGACAATCATCAGCTTTGTTGTCCCAGACCAAAGATCTGGCAAG GTGGAACTCCAGTACTTGCATGAATATGCAGGAATTAGTACTGGCATTGGACTTACTGCAAATCCAATCGTCAATTTCTCTGGTGTGGCTGGAAATGACAAGCTTGCTCTAGGTGCTGACCTCTCTTTTGACACTGCCACAGGGAACTTCACTAAGTACAATGCTGGTTTTAGTTTCACCAATTCTGACTTAATTGCTGCGTTGACCTT GAATGATAAGGGCGACACTCTCACTGCTTCCTACTACCACAGTGTTAGCCCGTTGACTAATACAGCTGTCGGAGCAGAGTTGAGTCACGGTTTCTCTAGCAACGAGAACACACTCACCATTGGAACACAGCATTCATTAGACCCATTGACCACAGTGAAGGCTCGTGTGAACAACTATGGCAAGGCAAGTGCTCTTATCCAGCATGAGTGGCGTCCCAAGTCTCTCTTTACAATATCAGGTGAGGTTGACACCCGAGCAATTGAAAAAAGTGCAAAGATCGGGTTGGCTGTTGCTCTCAAGCCGTGA
- the LOC113719392 gene encoding mitochondrial outer membrane protein porin of 36 kDa encodes MVKGPGLYSDIGKRARDLLYKDYQGDHKFSVTTYSPNGVAITASGLKKGELFLGDVNTQLKNKNITTDFKVDTNSKVFTTITVDEPAPGLKTIFSFVVPDQRSGKVELQYLHEYAGISSSIGLTANPIVNFSGVAGNDKLALGTDVSFDTATGNFTKYNAGLSFTNSDLIAALTLNDKGDTLTASYYHSVSPLTNTAVGAELSHSFSTNENSLTLGTQHLLDPLTTVKARVNNYGKASALIQHEWRPKSLLTISGEVDTRAIEKSAKIGLAVALKP; translated from the exons ATGGTGAAGGGTCCCGGCCTCTACTCCGATATCGGCAAAAGAGCCCGAG ATCTTTTGTACAAGGATTATCAGGGCGACCACAAATTCAGCGTTACCACTTATAGTCCCAATGGAGTG GCCATTACAGCATCTGGACTAAAGAAGGGTGAATTGTTTCTGGGTGATGTCAACACGCAGTTGAAGAATAAAAACATTACGACTGACTTTAAAGTCGACACCAACTCCAAA GTTTTCACAACCATCACTGTTGATGAACCTGCACCCGGTCTGAAGACAATCTTTAGCTTTGTTGTCCCAGACCAAAGATCTGGCAAG GTGGAACTCCAGTACTTGCACGAATATGCTGGAATTAGTTCTAGCATTGGACTTACTGCAAATCCAATTGTCAATTTCTCTGGTGTGGCTGGAAATGACAAGCTTGCTCTAGGTACTGACGTCTCTTTTGACACTGCCACAGGGAACTTCACTAAGTACAATGCTGGTCTTAGTTTTACCAATTCTGACCTAATTGCTGCATTGACCTT GAATGATAAGGGCGACACCCTCACTGCTTCCTACTACCACAGTGTTAGCCCATTGACTAATACAGCAGTTGGAGCAGAGTTGAGTCACAGTTTCTCTACCAACGAAAATTCTCTCACCCTCGGAACACAGCATTTATTAGACCCATTAACCACAGTGAAGGCTCGCGTGAACAACTACGGCAAGGCAAGTGCTCTTATCCAGCATGAGTGGCGCCCGAAGTCTCTCTTAACCATATCAGGTGAGGTTGACACCCGGGCAATTGAAAAAAGTGCAAAGATTGGGTTGGCTGTTGCTCTCAAGCCATGA